The following proteins are encoded in a genomic region of Bacillota bacterium:
- a CDS encoding GNAT family N-acetyltransferase, producing the protein MTLVNESDIPSLKENWKKIFFDSDEYIDLFFEYLFDKSLFLKNDVGDNLVSSAAFIKMNYRLEKEVLPAYYIYAAMTLPEFQGRGLMSGLIKDGLIYFAEKEIPLCTVLPANTSLYRYYERFGFTDAFELNSFQIKRKKLFEKAGPLPTFIWQKQPSRDVFDVLNKGKYSLLRDVQVFRYTFYENQNAGGRLYIGPSGYMFTRKSGLGVIIKDYSADENDFAGAVSTLLRDYPDAQLFTFRFKPGLIHPGHSVTIPSALARIAGALPAVAGLARDNPELSLKFELEDPLIPENNGVYIVENGTAAQCSGKSSRHLTVQMLTKLIMSGGGKAVPYANMMLD; encoded by the coding sequence ATGACACTTGTTAATGAAAGCGATATTCCAAGTTTAAAGGAAAATTGGAAAAAAATATTCTTTGATTCGGATGAATATATAGATTTATTCTTTGAATATTTATTCGATAAAAGTTTATTCTTAAAAAATGATGTTGGCGATAACCTTGTTTCAAGCGCAGCGTTTATAAAAATGAACTATCGCCTTGAAAAAGAGGTTTTGCCGGCATATTATATTTATGCTGCAATGACATTACCGGAGTTTCAGGGAAGAGGCCTGATGTCTGGATTAATAAAGGATGGGCTAATATATTTCGCAGAAAAAGAAATTCCGCTTTGCACGGTTCTTCCGGCAAATACGTCGCTTTACAGATACTATGAAAGATTTGGCTTTACGGATGCTTTTGAATTAAATTCTTTTCAAATAAAAAGGAAAAAACTTTTTGAGAAGGCTGGTCCTTTACCAACTTTTATATGGCAGAAACAGCCTTCCCGTGACGTATTTGATGTATTAAATAAAGGAAAATATTCACTTTTGCGTGATGTGCAAGTGTTCAGATATACTTTTTATGAGAATCAGAATGCAGGCGGCAGGCTTTATATCGGGCCAAGCGGTTATATGTTTACTAGAAAATCAGGGCTTGGCGTTATCATAAAGGATTATTCTGCTGATGAAAATGATTTTGCAGGTGCAGTTTCAACGCTGCTCCGTGATTATCCTGATGCGCAGCTATTTACATTCCGTTTTAAACCCGGGCTTATTCATCCCGGACATTCTGTAACAATTCCTTCCGCACTTGCCCGTATTGCCGGAGCACTTCCCGCTGTTGCCGGACTTGCCAGGGATAACCCGGAGCTTTCACTTAAATTTGAGCTTGAAGATCCTCTTATTCCTGAGAATAATGGGGTTTATATAGTTGAAAACGGCACAGCAGCGCAGTGCAGCGGTAAATCCAGCAGACATTTGACCGTGCAGATGCTTACTAAACTTATAATGTCGGGCGGCGGAAAAGCAGTTCCTTATGCAAATATGATGCTTGATTGA
- a CDS encoding DJ-1/PfpI family protein, whose translation MVYIFLANGFEDIEAIAPIDILRRAKVEVKTVGVGGKTIKSARGISVNTDVLPEDVDVTKADMIILPGGPGCTNLEANPIVMNALHYMNKNGKLIAAICAAPSILGKRGMLRGKRATCFPGYEDQCEGMICSDETVCVDDNIITAKGAGASLEFGYKLAEILCGKETADNVMQRMQFHDTDK comes from the coding sequence ATGGTTTATATTTTTCTAGCTAATGGATTTGAAGATATTGAGGCAATTGCCCCTATTGATATTTTAAGAAGGGCAAAAGTCGAGGTGAAGACTGTCGGCGTTGGAGGAAAAACAATAAAAAGCGCCCGCGGTATTAGCGTAAACACAGATGTATTGCCTGAAGATGTTGATGTTACAAAAGCGGATATGATTATTCTTCCGGGCGGACCAGGTTGTACAAATCTTGAGGCAAATCCAATAGTCATGAATGCCCTTCATTATATGAACAAAAACGGTAAACTCATTGCCGCTATCTGCGCCGCACCGTCAATTTTGGGGAAGCGCGGCATGCTGCGCGGAAAACGAGCTACATGTTTTCCGGGATATGAGGATCAGTGTGAGGGCATGATCTGCTCTGACGAGACGGTCTGCGTAGACGATAATATAATTACTGCAAAGGGCGCGGGTGCTTCCCTTGAGTTTGGATATAAGCTTGCGGAGATTTTGTGCGGAAAAGAGACAGCGGACAACGTAATGCAGAGAATGCAGTTCCATGATACGGATAAATAA
- the mltG gene encoding endolytic transglycosylase MltG codes for MRKRMSRQEMSATMDVSAVNPRELQRKKAAKEMYVRTFIYAMTILLISLILSVFIISVANDALALSKPDSAVEVNINRGASTGEIASSLKDAGVIKYKFAFKIFTQMTKNDGKFKYGRYELNTKMDYLGIITALKKTSTTSAVKVLIPEGKEQQEILQILEQNKICSAADLKKTIDTYKFDYDFLKDIPKRANYLEGYLFPDTYEFSVGEDPVVVIKAFLDNFKSKYDSKLLALTKEKGMTVDQVVTLASVIEREAADDKDRGKVASVFTNRLNSKQYPYLQSCATVQYVLKERKEILSIEDTKIDSPYNTYKYKGLPVGPIASPGIASIKAALNPDKTDYYFFVVNKDGVHTFSKTLAEHNKAVKAANSSRGTDAVIGQ; via the coding sequence ATGAGAAAAAGAATGTCAAGACAGGAGATGTCTGCAACAATGGATGTGTCTGCGGTTAACCCGCGGGAACTTCAGAGAAAAAAGGCAGCAAAAGAGATGTATGTCCGTACGTTTATCTATGCAATGACTATCCTTCTGATTTCACTGATACTTTCTGTATTTATTATTAGTGTTGCAAATGACGCGCTGGCATTATCAAAGCCCGACAGCGCAGTAGAGGTAAATATAAACCGCGGTGCATCAACAGGTGAAATTGCATCATCTTTAAAAGACGCCGGGGTCATTAAATATAAGTTTGCTTTTAAGATATTCACACAAATGACCAAGAATGATGGTAAATTTAAGTATGGCAGATATGAGCTTAATACAAAAATGGACTATCTCGGGATCATTACTGCGCTTAAAAAGACATCCACAACCAGTGCAGTAAAAGTGCTGATTCCTGAGGGCAAGGAACAGCAAGAGATACTCCAAATACTGGAACAGAACAAAATCTGCAGTGCTGCGGACCTAAAAAAGACTATTGATACCTATAAATTTGATTATGACTTTTTAAAGGATATTCCCAAAAGAGCAAATTACCTTGAGGGATATCTTTTCCCGGATACCTATGAATTCAGTGTCGGAGAGGATCCTGTCGTCGTTATAAAGGCATTCCTTGATAATTTTAAAAGTAAATACGATTCTAAACTTTTGGCTTTGACAAAAGAAAAGGGAATGACTGTCGATCAGGTTGTAACGCTTGCTTCTGTAATCGAAAGAGAGGCAGCTGACGATAAGGACAGGGGAAAGGTCGCATCAGTATTTACGAACAGACTGAACAGCAAACAATATCCTTACCTGCAGTCATGCGCGACTGTTCAGTACGTCTTAAAAGAAAGAAAAGAAATACTTTCTATAGAAGATACTAAAATAGACAGCCCTTATAACACTTATAAATACAAAGGACTGCCGGTCGGTCCGATTGCATCACCCGGGATTGCATCTATTAAAGCCGCACTTAATCCTGATAAAACAGATTATTATTTCTTTGTTGTAAACAAAGATGGTGTTCACACATTTTCAAAAACACTTGCCGAGCATAACAAGGCTGTCAAAGCGGCAAATTCTTCGCGCGGCACCGACGCTGTAATTGGTCAGTAG
- a CDS encoding U32 family peptidase, with protein sequence MERKIELLAPAGSLLKLKVAVTYGADAVYCGGKRFGLRTASENFTAEDLKEGAQYCHERGVKLYVTLNTYPRSDEIKEMPDYIRTLSDCGVDAVIVSDLGVFDLVRKTAPSLSIHVSTQANNVNYMSCSKWHELGADRVVLARELSLTEMKQIHELTPLGLELEAFVHGAMCVSYSGRCLMSNYLAGRDANRGDCAQPCRWKYSVMEETRPGQYFPVYENEQGTFIFNSKDLCLIRRIPELVEAGIMSFKIEGRVKSEFYVATVVGAYRRAIDAYLSNPDKYTFKEEWYDEILKVSHREYYEGFADGLPQNGQIQASSSYIRSYGIVAYVDGYDDDNRLIIASQRNKFYKGDKLEIMIPGGESIPLSADIIYNAEMKEIDSTPNANMRLFIPFDRRVPPMSMIRKRLD encoded by the coding sequence ATGGAAAGAAAAATAGAACTGCTTGCCCCTGCAGGTTCGCTGTTAAAGCTTAAAGTGGCTGTGACTTATGGGGCGGATGCGGTTTATTGCGGTGGAAAACGTTTTGGGCTTCGAACCGCAAGCGAAAATTTCACAGCAGAGGATTTAAAAGAAGGGGCACAGTATTGCCATGAGCGCGGGGTTAAACTTTATGTCACGCTGAACACATATCCTCGTTCCGATGAAATAAAAGAAATGCCGGACTATATCAGAACTTTGTCAGACTGCGGCGTTGATGCTGTGATAGTAAGCGATCTTGGTGTATTCGACCTTGTACGTAAGACTGCGCCATCTTTGTCAATACACGTTTCAACACAGGCCAATAATGTCAATTATATGTCCTGCTCAAAATGGCATGAGCTTGGAGCTGATAGGGTGGTTTTGGCACGTGAATTGTCTCTCACAGAAATGAAACAGATACATGAATTAACACCGCTAGGTCTTGAGCTTGAAGCATTTGTTCATGGAGCAATGTGTGTGTCTTATTCAGGACGCTGTCTTATGTCAAATTACCTTGCGGGGCGTGATGCTAACCGCGGAGACTGTGCCCAGCCTTGCCGCTGGAAATATAGCGTTATGGAAGAAACACGTCCCGGACAGTATTTTCCCGTTTACGAGAATGAACAGGGGACGTTTATCTTTAATTCAAAGGATTTGTGTCTTATTCGGCGAATACCGGAACTAGTTGAAGCCGGAATAATGAGCTTTAAAATTGAGGGCAGAGTAAAAAGCGAATTTTATGTCGCGACCGTTGTGGGGGCATACCGGAGGGCTATTGACGCATATCTATCGAACCCAGATAAATATACTTTTAAAGAGGAATGGTATGATGAGATTTTAAAGGTGAGCCATCGTGAATATTATGAAGGCTTCGCCGACGGACTGCCGCAGAATGGGCAGATACAGGCATCCAGCAGTTATATAAGAAGCTATGGTATTGTCGCTTATGTTGACGGATATGACGACGATAACAGACTTATTATTGCATCACAGCGCAATAAGTTTTATAAGGGCGATAAGCTTGAGATCATGATACCAGGCGGTGAGTCAATACCCTTATCAGCCGATATTATATATAATGCAGAAATGAAAGAGATAGACAGCACACCAAATGCTAATATGCGGCTTTTTATTCCTTTTGACAGAAGGGTTCCGCCAATGTCAATGATAAGAAAACGCTTGGATTAA
- a CDS encoding penicillin-binding protein 2, giving the protein MFEKRVTGLFWFFVLVTGIVIMKIYILTVSQGDMYSQKAVSQQEYIFDIARRRGIIYDCNLKELTYDKDGYAALVEPAFFQDKNALLELLTSYADEKPSDIDEKIKKGKPFTIRLWKIPDEQPGITVIKTREQDNSGLLSHIIGTTNSDGVGVSGLEKAFDRFLSQSGGRIYGVTSVNAGNIQLKGTPVSLFSEHYYDESGIITTIDKDIQEVAEKAADSYVAKGAILVSDVKTGEIKAMVSRPNFDKDHLGDYLNSKNGELVNRCLSQYNLGSIFKIVVTSAALESGSDIETRKHFCNGEIIVDGRSFSCHKKNGHGVVGLDDAFKSSCNPFFIDAALRLGLNPIVDMIDKYGLNERTTLAEGMVSGKNSFPVHLKDAPDFLVANTAIGQGNILITPLDVLSIINTVANNGVQPKLSLVKGFLNKDGSYVPYEAKTEDRKVISAKTAQRIQQLMVETCESGTGTTATPGEGGAGGKTASAETGWKENGDPVTHAWFAGFYPAENPQYSIVVLVENGKSGSIAAAPAFRQIANRIADIKDIDNVG; this is encoded by the coding sequence TTGTTTGAAAAAAGAGTCACCGGACTGTTTTGGTTTTTTGTTTTAGTAACTGGAATAGTTATTATGAAGATTTATATTCTTACTGTATCTCAGGGCGACATGTATTCGCAGAAAGCCGTCAGTCAGCAGGAATATATATTTGATATCGCTCGCCGCAGGGGTATTATTTACGACTGCAATTTAAAAGAGCTGACCTATGATAAAGATGGGTATGCAGCTCTTGTTGAACCTGCGTTTTTTCAGGATAAAAATGCGCTTTTGGAACTTCTTACCTCATATGCCGACGAGAAACCAAGCGATATTGATGAAAAGATCAAAAAGGGCAAGCCGTTTACCATACGTTTATGGAAGATTCCGGATGAACAGCCGGGCATCACCGTTATAAAAACCCGTGAACAGGATAACAGCGGGCTGCTTTCCCATATAATCGGAACGACAAATTCAGACGGCGTTGGAGTTAGCGGGCTTGAAAAAGCGTTCGATCGATTTTTATCTCAAAGCGGAGGACGGATTTACGGGGTTACTTCGGTTAATGCCGGCAACATTCAGCTGAAAGGAACACCTGTCTCATTATTTTCTGAGCATTATTATGACGAGTCAGGCATTATAACGACAATTGACAAGGATATTCAGGAAGTCGCCGAAAAGGCCGCAGACAGTTATGTTGCAAAAGGAGCCATACTGGTCTCGGATGTAAAGACTGGGGAAATAAAGGCAATGGTGAGCCGCCCGAATTTTGATAAAGATCATTTGGGTGATTATTTGAATTCTAAGAACGGTGAGCTTGTAAACCGATGCCTTTCACAGTATAACCTTGGCTCTATATTCAAGATAGTAGTGACATCAGCCGCACTTGAATCGGGCTCTGATATCGAAACACGGAAACATTTTTGCAATGGTGAGATAATAGTAGACGGGCGATCTTTTTCTTGCCACAAAAAGAACGGACACGGTGTAGTTGGACTTGATGATGCGTTCAAATCATCCTGTAATCCATTTTTTATAGATGCGGCTCTCAGACTGGGACTCAACCCAATTGTCGACATGATTGATAAATACGGACTGAACGAACGCACGACACTTGCGGAAGGTATGGTAAGCGGCAAAAACTCTTTTCCTGTGCATTTGAAGGATGCTCCGGATTTCCTTGTTGCGAATACGGCAATAGGTCAGGGCAACATCCTAATAACTCCTTTGGACGTTTTGTCGATCATTAATACAGTTGCAAACAATGGCGTGCAGCCTAAGCTTTCGCTTGTAAAAGGCTTTTTAAATAAGGATGGAAGCTATGTCCCCTATGAAGCTAAAACAGAAGACAGAAAGGTTATTTCAGCAAAAACTGCACAGCGTATACAGCAGCTTATGGTAGAAACCTGCGAAAGCGGAACCGGTACGACGGCGACACCGGGAGAAGGGGGCGCTGGCGGAAAAACTGCAAGCGCTGAAACGGGATGGAAGGAGAACGGAGATCCGGTCACACATGCGTGGTTTGCCGGCTTTTATCCTGCTGAAAATCCGCAGTATTCCATCGTGGTGCTTGTTGAAAACGGAAAAAGCGGGTCAATTGCCGCAGCTCCGGCGTTTAGGCAGATCGCAAACCGGATCGCAGATATAAAAGACATTGACAATGTTGGATAA